In the genome of Amaranthus tricolor cultivar Red isolate AtriRed21 chromosome 15, ASM2621246v1, whole genome shotgun sequence, one region contains:
- the LOC130801015 gene encoding uncharacterized protein LOC130801015, with the protein MNNDADTVKIRSIVEEGMILRVGDGGSILFWHDRWCKEGVLKLLHPRLFAISLQKQALICQMGEWIGNSWEWRLEWRRSLYDWEIDEVNSLQHIIAQFGPKTDTRDGVSWKHSEVVSYPTKDIVTALTVNRAPSLPKSVVSLVWKSFISPRAKLVVWLANQGKLKTGELLVGKGIISPLDSICPFCSTEIESITHLLFVCRFSWSAWMDILKWWNISSPLQNQCTKFCMQWLGLNKGRKHRKIWTLILGCVLWSVWYERNQIKFDRITPNLQNFVFSLKIRIGIWARELLGSSGWTPHVIHNADSFVLQAF; encoded by the coding sequence ATGAATAATGATGCAGACACggtcaaaatcagatccatcGTTGAAGAAGGTATGATTCTTCGGGTAGGTGACGGTGGCTCAATTCTCTTTTGGCATGACAGATGGTGCAAAGAAGGAGTCCTCAAACTATTACATCCAAGATTGTTTGCGATATCTCTCCAAAAACAAGCTCTCATATGCCAGATGGGTGAGTGGATTGGAAACTCTTGGGAGTGGAGGCTAGAATGGCGACGTTCTTTGTATGATTGGGAAATTGATGAGGTAAACTCTCTTCAACATATAATTGCACAGTTTGGGCCCAAAACAGATACGAGAGATGGGGTCTCCTGGAAACACTCAGAAGTTGTGTCTTATCCCACAAAAGACATCGTTACAGCATTAACTGTGAACCGTGCTCCCTCTCTACCGAAATCTGTAGTCTCCTTGGTCTGGAAATCTTTTATATCCCCAAGAGCAAAACTAGTGGTATGGTTGGCAAATCAGGGAAAGCTGAAAACTGGAGAACTGCTCGTGGGAAAGGGAATCATTAGCCCTCTCGACTCCATATGCCCCTTTTGCAGTACGGAAATAGAATCAATCACTCACCTTCTCTTTGTTTGCAGATTCTCTTGGAGCGCCTGGATGGATATTCTAAAATGGTGGAACATCTCCTCCCCCCTCCAGAATCAATGTACAAAATTCTGTATGCAATGGTTGGGATTGAACAAAGGTAGGAAACACAGGAAGATCTGGACTCTCATTTTGGGTTGCGTCTTGTGGTCTGTGTGGTACGAAAGAAACCAGATTAAGTTCGATAGGATAACGCCAAACCTTCAGAATTTTGTGTTCTCGCTGAAGATTAGAATAGGAATATGGGCGAGGGAATTGCTAGGCTCCTCTGGATGGACACCACATGTCATACATAATGCTGACTCGTTCGTCTTGCAGGCCTTTTGA